From Saccharibacillus brassicae:
ATCGACGCGCCGTTCTATATCCGCAGCCTGTTCGTGCGCAATTTCCTCGGCTCGCGCGCGATGTTCCGCAAATACGCCGCCGAGCTGGAGCGCACCGATCGCTATGATATTCGGTTCGACTTCGGCGGCACGGCATTCCAGCGGCGCAGCGCGATCACGCAGCGGCTGGCGTTCGACAAATCGATTCTGGATATCGGCTGCGGCGAAGGGTTCTATGCGATTCCTTATGCCGCGCGGATCAAGGACGACTACAGTTACTACGCGATCGACGTGAACGCCGAAGTATTGGAAGAAACGGTGCGCAAAGCGGAGAAAAAAGAGCTGGATAATCTGATCCCGTTCGCTTCGCTCGCGCAGTTTCTGGACTCGTACAACGGCGAGCAGGTCGACGTGATCCTCACGGAAGTGGTCGAGCATATGGGCACGGAGGAAGCGGCGGCGCTCGTACGTCTTATTTTGAAAAAAGTGAATTTCGACCGTTTCGTGATCACGACGCCGAACGCCGACTTTAACGTCTTCTACGAACTTGAAGGCATGCGGCACGACGACCACGATTGGGAAATGCCGCAGACGGAGTTCCGGGCCTGGATCGGCGAACTTGCGGCCAAGCACGCGGTGCACGCGGAATGGCTGGAGATCGGCGACCGGGTCAACGGAATCGCGACGACGCAGGGCGTGCTGTTCAGGCGGCAGTCCGAAATCGATATATTAACGGAAAAATCAATGGAAAAAGCGACGGAAAAAGGAGGGGCGGCAGATGAATGAATTCATGCCTAAAACGCTGGAAATCCGCACGAAAGTGCATACCATCCTCATGCTGATCGGACCGACCGAATGCGGCAAGACGACGTTCGCCGAACGCGTGCTGCTGCCGAAGCTCAAGCTGGACAGCCCCGAGCGCGGCCTGCACGGCAACGTGCAGCTGCTGTCTTCCGACCGGATTCGGCAGGAGATGCTCGGCTATGAGTACGACAAATACGACTCGGTCATGCTGGAAGCGAGCGAGCAGACGTTTGCGCTGCTGTTCGAGCGGCTGAAACTTGCGACGACGTTTCCGATCAACGCGGAATTCGTGATTGTCGATACGACCGGCCTGTCCGAAGATTTTCGGCAGCAGGTGCGGGCGATCGCGCAGGAGAACCATTACAACGTCGAAGCGGTCGTGTTCGATTACCGCAAACGCAGCGATTATTACGCGTCGGAGCGCTCGAAGCGGCTGATCTCGACCCATATCAACCGGCTCAAAAAAGACGTGCTGCCGGCGCTGGCGAGAGAAGGCTACGACGCGGTGCACCGGGTCAAAGCGAAAGACTTCGGCGCTGCCGAACCGGCAGGAACGGGGACGGTGGAGACGGCAGATCCGGCAGATCCGGCAGATCCGATAGCGGCAGCGGCGGCAGAGGCGACAAGGGCAGCAGAAATTTCGGGGAGCGCAGGAGAAGAAGCCGGTTCGGCTTCTTCGGGAGTATCCGCCTCTTCGGAAGAGTCGACCGGGTATACCGTTGTCGTCGAGAATGAGGAGTCCTATGTCGGCTGCATCCTGCCGCAGGGCCGCGGTTCCATCGTAATCGGCGACGTGCACGAGAGCGTGGACGCGCTTCGGGGACTGCTGCTCGATTACGGCTGCACGTTCGAAGACGGACAGCTGATCCTGCCGGAGAAGCTGGCGCATACGGACTTTATTCTGGCCGGCGACTGGATCGACAAAGGCAAACGGACACGCGAGACGATCGAGTTCCTGCATGCGAACCGCAAGCATTTTCTGCTGGTCAAAGGCAACCACGAGAACTTCGTGTACAAATATCTGCGCGGCGAAATTTCCGGCGTGGACGGCGAACTGCTCGACAGCTACTTCGATTCGATCCCGGTTCTGCAAGAAGACGAAGCGCTGCGCGCCAAGTTCGACGAGCTGGTCGAAGCTTCGCGGCCGTTCTATCGCCGGATCGGCGTCGGCGAAGGGCAGCCGTCCTTCTACGTCACGCACGCGCCGTGCGAGAACAAATACATCGGCAAGCTCGACGCCTATGCGCAGCGCCATCAGCGCACGTTCCGGCTGCGTCCCGACCTGCCGAAGGAAGAACAGCTGGCCTTTCTCCAGCGGGACGCCGTCGGCAACCACCCGTATCATCTGTTCGGCCACGTCGCCGCGAAGCAGGCGTTCCGGCTCAAGAACAAGCTGCACCTCGATACCGGCGCGGTGCACGGCAATCTGCTGACTTCGGTCAGCATGGGCTACAAGCCGTTCTTCAAATCGCACAAAGCCGCGAACGCCGCGATTTCCGAAGAACTGCACACGCTGTTCGCGTATCAACGCCGCATTCAGCCTCGCGAGCTGAGCGATGAAGACCTGCGCCGCCTGCGCTATATCTCGCGCCACAAGATCAACTTCGTCTCCGGCACGATGTCGCCGTCCGACAAAGACCTGGGCGCCGGCGAACTGGAATCGCTGCGGCGCGGGCTGGATTATTTCCGCGGCCACGGCGTCCGCGAAGTGGTGCTCCAGCCCAAATACATGGGCTCGCGCTGCAATCTGTATCTGCATCGCTCGCCGGAAGAGAGCTTCGCCGTCAGCCGCAACGGCTACAAGATCAAGAGCGTGGATCTGACGCAGATCCACGCGGCGCTGATCGAACGCTTCGGCTCCTATATGGAGGAGCACGGGATCAGGCTGCTGATCCTCGACGGCGAATTGATGCCGTGGCACGCGCTCGGCGAAGGACTGATCGAGCGGCAGTTCCGCCCGATCGGCGAAGCGCTCAAGAGCGAACTGTCTTTCCTGCGCGAGCAGGGCTTCGAGCAGGCGCTGGACCGCCTGACTTCGGACTACGAAGAGAGCGGATTCGGCGTCGACCGTATCCATTCGTCCAAAGCGAAGCTAAGCGAGAAATACGGCAGCGGTACGTACCAGACGTACAAATACGTGCATGACATCCTCCAGGCGCGCATGCCGCTGGACGTCCATGAAGAAGCGCGCGCCGTCTACGAGCGCCAGCTCGGGCTGTACGCGCAGGCGGGCGAAGCGGCTTACAAGCCGTTCGGCCTGCTCAAGATCGTGTACGCCGACGGCCGCGAAGAACTGCCGGGCTTGACGCGCAAGCAGTCCGACCTGTACGCGTTCCTGTCCGGCGACAGCCTGCTGACGCTCGATCTGGCGGCGGACGACGCTTACGAACGGGCCGCGTCGTTCTTCGGCGAGCTGACGTCCGAGCGCGGCATGGAAGGCGTCGTCATCAAGCCGGAGCTTCCGCAAGGCGGCGTCGCGCCGAACATGAAAGTGCGCAACGCCGATTACCTGAGCATCGTGTACGGCTACGATTACCGCTTTCCGCACAAATACGCCAAGCTGATCAAGCAGAAAAGCATCCAGCGCAAGCTGCGCACCTCGATCGAGGAGCACCGCCTCGGCCTGCGCATGCTGTCCGTCCCGATCGACGACATCTCGCCCGAGCACGCGGAATACCGCGAAGCCGCTTCGGACCTGCTGTTCGAAGTGGCGGGGGAGAAAGAGATCGATCCGCGGCTGTAGAGATTCAGGGCTATACAGCTGTGGAATCCAGATTAACGTTGGGCGAATGAACGGCAGGCGGACACTTATTTTGCATGAAAAGCCGCCGGGCTGGCAAATCACTGCGAGAATGCACTTGTTTGGTATGAAAAGTTGTAGGAGTGACTCTTAGTTGCGGGAATACACTTATTTTGCATGAAGAGTCGACGGGAAGACCACTAATTGCGAGAATACACTTATTTTGCGGAAAACGGGCGTTTTCGGCGGCTGAATGCGGAAATAACTGTTCTCTCGCAATTATTTTGCGCAGAAAGGACAGATGGAGGGGAATAGCTGTTCTCTCGCAATTATTTCACGCAGAGAGGGCAGATGGAGGGGAATAGCTGTTCTCTCGCAATTATTTCGCCCCGGCGCGGACGGGTCGAACAAAATGACGGCTCGCGCGCCGCTCCTTGTTCCTTCTCTCATACCAGTCCGGCCTTCGATCTGCGTTCTCCGTCGTTCATTCTCCATCTTCTTCTCCAGCAAAAAAAGGCGAAACAAAAAAACCTCGAATCCCACAGCGGGATTCGAGGTTTTGATTTGTCCGGTTCCAAAGTTGTCGCGCCGCGCAGCTTGTCGGCTGTCGCAGCCTGCTTCCGGGCGAGAAGTTTGCCCGATCGCCCAGCCCGCCTGATCGCGAACGCGAAGCCAGCTCCCGGCCCGATCGCCCAGCCCGCTCCCGGCGTTATCGCCCAGCCCGCCTGATCGCGTTTCCCGCCTGCTCGCGCAATCCCGTCCGCTTCCGCGTACAGCCTTTACTGGCAGGCGCCCTGCGAAGTGCGCTCCAGGTCGATCTCCGGGGCGAGCGTGATCTCGAACGCGCGCCACCAGATGAAGTTCGGGTTGTTCTCCGGCAGCAGCGCGGCGGCGTACTGCGCGTAGCGCCAGTCGCGGGAGTTCGGGCCCGCTTCGCCTTCGGGAACGCCGAAGCGGCGAATGGCGCAGGCGGGAGCGCTCGTGCCGATGCCAAAAGCCGGCATGGCGGCCAGTTCGTGCGTACGCGTCTGCATGTCGGTGCGCAGCAGCTGCGTCAGGAAGTCGTAATCTTCCGGCGTGTTGAAGATGCGCATGTTCTGGTCGGCCGTCACGTTCGTGTACGGCGTGCGGGCGCGCGATTCGGTGCGGATCACGCCGATCTCAAGCGACTTGTACGAATAGTCTTTGAGGAAACGCTTGAACAGCAGCGAGCCGTGCGCGTCGAGCGCGAGGCCGAGCGGGCGTTCCTGGGTTTCTTTTTTGAGGAAAAAGAAACGGGACAGCGCCATGCCGAGCGACATGCCGATCTTGTTGCCGGCCGTGTTCCACGCGCTGTAGCCGAGCAGGATGCCGGTCGCCGGCGAATTCAGCAGCACCGGCGTCACGACGAGGCCGGCCGAGCCGCCGCGCGTGAAGTCGACGACAAGCGTCGGAATCTGCGCCGCGCGGTTCGCTTCGAGATGCGCGACCGCTTCGCCGATCACGTCTTCGCCTGTCAGCGCGACCAGTTCCAGCTCGAACGGCGTATCCGCCGCTCCGGCCGGCGGCGCGATCGGCGAACGTCCGTCACCGACGTACGTGCCGCCCGCGATATCGATATGCCGCAGAATATTGCGGTGCACGTCCATATATTCGTACGGATTGACGATCTCGGCTCCGTCCCGGCCGAAGTAACGCACGGCGACGACCGGCTTCGCGGGCGCTGCGTGCAGGTGGGCGGCCATTCGTGCCATGAGCACGTGGCCCAGTCCGTCGGCGTCCGGCAGAATCACGGCGCGATCCGGGTTCTGGCCTTCGCTGCCGCCGAGCCATTCGTCGATACGCGCTTCGATCCAGTCGATCTCGTTCGCCTGCACGCCCTGCGTGGAAGCGTCGTCCACGCCGATCGCGGCGAAGTCGATGCCCGCGTCGCGTACGAGCGTCTCCAGCACGCGGCGGTTCGTTTTGAACTTGTGGCGGCGCGCGTTGTAATACCGCTCTTTGTTCAGGTAGATCGTGTCTTCGTACGGCGTACCGTCCGGCTTCAGGTCGTACCCGTCCAGAATGGCGTCGAAGTCAGTCTGGGCAAGCCGCGGCTTCATCGTCAGCGCCCGCGATTCGTTATACACTTCGATGCTCAGCCCTTCCGCCATCGTCGTCGTGGCGAGGCGCATGACGGTATCGAGCAGGAAGACCGGCTTGTTCGGGTAATCGCGCTTCAGCCCGGCGACCGTGTCCAGCAGCGAATCGACGGCCGGATCGTAATTCGGGTACTCGCCCCCGGCATCGTCTCGCAGCCGCCGGCTGCCGATCAGTCCGCCGTACACGAGCATGTCGGTCGAGATGATAAAGCCGTCGGCCGCCGCCGCATGCTGCCGCAGAAACTGCTGCACGCCGGCGGGATCGCCGTAAGACGCGCCGCTCGTGCCGACGACTTCAGTGCCTTCGATCTGTCCCGTGTCGTCCATCCGGTTGCGGATGACCGACGCTTCCGGTGTCAGCACTTCGAGGCCGGCCGCTTTGCCCTGCAAAATAACGTCGTCGAGATTGGCCGGACGGTCGTCCAGCGGTACGTATAC
This genomic window contains:
- a CDS encoding class I SAM-dependent methyltransferase; this encodes MAIVQLSSTHPDFSFLIRKNPSTGMLIRPIRKGLAYGWYGDPQTFNVYFKDADNEVSYKRSEHEEFEYLNVSRYNTPLFPLNAINEFFSHPLKPDDRDTEGHTHALFVNMVHIERDRYLDFFAKHFPDITFEATLLAHKSYSLKMTTNRNLYVLLHAASVLFLFLSMFGKEFIDLNESVVEKYIRSLNIIDAPFYIRSLFVRNFLGSRAMFRKYAAELERTDRYDIRFDFGGTAFQRRSAITQRLAFDKSILDIGCGEGFYAIPYAARIKDDYSYYAIDVNAEVLEETVRKAEKKELDNLIPFASLAQFLDSYNGEQVDVILTEVVEHMGTEEAAALVRLILKKVNFDRFVITTPNADFNVFYELEGMRHDDHDWEMPQTEFRAWIGELAAKHAVHAEWLEIGDRVNGIATTQGVLFRRQSEIDILTEKSMEKATEKGGAADE
- a CDS encoding AAA family ATPase, yielding MEIRTKVHTILMLIGPTECGKTTFAERVLLPKLKLDSPERGLHGNVQLLSSDRIRQEMLGYEYDKYDSVMLEASEQTFALLFERLKLATTFPINAEFVIVDTTGLSEDFRQQVRAIAQENHYNVEAVVFDYRKRSDYYASERSKRLISTHINRLKKDVLPALAREGYDAVHRVKAKDFGAAEPAGTGTVETADPADPADPIAAAAAEATRAAEISGSAGEEAGSASSGVSASSEESTGYTVVVENEESYVGCILPQGRGSIVIGDVHESVDALRGLLLDYGCTFEDGQLILPEKLAHTDFILAGDWIDKGKRTRETIEFLHANRKHFLLVKGNHENFVYKYLRGEISGVDGELLDSYFDSIPVLQEDEALRAKFDELVEASRPFYRRIGVGEGQPSFYVTHAPCENKYIGKLDAYAQRHQRTFRLRPDLPKEEQLAFLQRDAVGNHPYHLFGHVAAKQAFRLKNKLHLDTGAVHGNLLTSVSMGYKPFFKSHKAANAAISEELHTLFAYQRRIQPRELSDEDLRRLRYISRHKINFVSGTMSPSDKDLGAGELESLRRGLDYFRGHGVREVVLQPKYMGSRCNLYLHRSPEESFAVSRNGYKIKSVDLTQIHAALIERFGSYMEEHGIRLLILDGELMPWHALGEGLIERQFRPIGEALKSELSFLREQGFEQALDRLTSDYEESGFGVDRIHSSKAKLSEKYGSGTYQTYKYVHDILQARMPLDVHEEARAVYERQLGLYAQAGEAAYKPFGLLKIVYADGREELPGLTRKQSDLYAFLSGDSLLTLDLAADDAYERAASFFGELTSERGMEGVVIKPELPQGGVAPNMKVRNADYLSIVYGYDYRFPHKYAKLIKQKSIQRKLRTSIEEHRLGLRMLSVPIDDISPEHAEYREAASDLLFEVAGEKEIDPRL
- a CDS encoding DUF4127 family protein yields the protein MKKVVYVPLDDRPANLDDVILQGKAAGLEVLTPEASVIRNRMDDTGQIEGTEVVGTSGASYGDPAGVQQFLRQHAAAADGFIISTDMLVYGGLIGSRRLRDDAGGEYPNYDPAVDSLLDTVAGLKRDYPNKPVFLLDTVMRLATTTMAEGLSIEVYNESRALTMKPRLAQTDFDAILDGYDLKPDGTPYEDTIYLNKERYYNARRHKFKTNRRVLETLVRDAGIDFAAIGVDDASTQGVQANEIDWIEARIDEWLGGSEGQNPDRAVILPDADGLGHVLMARMAAHLHAAPAKPVVAVRYFGRDGAEIVNPYEYMDVHRNILRHIDIAGGTYVGDGRSPIAPPAGAADTPFELELVALTGEDVIGEAVAHLEANRAAQIPTLVVDFTRGGSAGLVVTPVLLNSPATGILLGYSAWNTAGNKIGMSLGMALSRFFFLKKETQERPLGLALDAHGSLLFKRFLKDYSYKSLEIGVIRTESRARTPYTNVTADQNMRIFNTPEDYDFLTQLLRTDMQTRTHELAAMPAFGIGTSAPACAIRRFGVPEGEAGPNSRDWRYAQYAAALLPENNPNFIWWRAFEITLAPEIDLERTSQGACQ